A window from Apteryx mantelli isolate bAptMan1 chromosome 15, bAptMan1.hap1, whole genome shotgun sequence encodes these proteins:
- the GCNT3 gene encoding beta-1,3-galactosyl-O-glycosyl-glycoprotein beta-1,6-N-acetylglucosaminyltransferase 3, with translation MQSRHREGGDFLLLITCGYAGIALPRFHHFPRTTRTGRLRFAQRRLFSAQVKVRAGGAGRQSPGRQRGGSGAAGQLLAAVRGCTWRAGAAGRPAMQLCGRKPSPAARRRGVLLLGSLLLAAAVALRGAAGRCRDARPGADTHPRCRDRLYRALALSSDSRINCSGIVRGDVAAIQKAALSRLEVANKKVPLLPEEYLNLTRDCSRFKATRRFIEFPLSQEEADFPIAYSMVIHDKIEMFERLLRSVYAPQNLYCIHVDRKSPATFQEAVRAIAACFPNVFVASRLENVVYASWSRLQADLNCMQDLLQSPVPWRYLLNTCGTDFPIKTNAEIVRNLKALQGQNSIESERPSSVKRERWQYHHEVTQFIFRTATQKQPPPHSSPMFTGNAYIVATRGFVEHLFQSPTVQQFFEWSKDTYSPEEHVWATLNRMPGVPGAVPHNNKFELSDMNAMARLVKWQYLEGDTSKGAPYPPCTGVHQRAVCVYGAGDLPWMLQQHHLLANKFDPLVDEAAIQCLEVHLRHRALYGREL, from the coding sequence ATGCAGTCACGCCACAGAGAGGGAGGAGACTTCCTTTTATTAATCACCTGTGGTTACGCTGGGATCGCCCTGCCACGATTTCACCACTTCCCAAGAACCACGCGTACTGGCAGGTTACGCTTTGCCCAACGCCGGCTGTTCAGTGCGCAGGTAAAAGTTCGCGCAGGAGGCGCGGGCAGGCAGAGCCCGGGAaggcagcgcggcggcagcggcgccgccgggcagctccTCGCCGCGGTCCGCGGCTGCACgtggcgggccggggccgccggccggccggccatgCAGCTGTGCGGCAGGAAGCCgtcgccggcggcgcggcggcgcggcgtgcTGCTGCTcggctccctgctgctggccgccgccgtggcgctgcgcggcgccgccgggcgctgccgcgACGCCCGCCCGGGCGCCGACACCCACCCCCGCTGCCGCGACCGCCTCTACCGGGCGCTCGCGCTCTCCTCCGACAGCAGGATCAACTGCTCGGGGATCGTCCGCGGGGACGTGGCAGCCATCCAGAAGGCTGCCCTCagcaggctggaggtggccaACAAAAAGGTCCCCCTGCTGCCCGAGGAGTACCTGAACCTGACGAGGGACTGCAGCCGCTTCAAGGCGACGCGGCGGTTCATCGAGTTCCCGCTGAGCCAGGAGGAGGCCGACTTCCCCATCGCCTACTCCATGGTCATCCACGACAAAATCGAGATGTTCGAGCGGCTCCTGCGGTCCGTCTACGCCCCCCAGAACCTCTACTGCATCCACGTCGACCGCAAGTCGCCAGCCACCTTCCAGGAGGCCGTGCGAGCCATCGCCGCCTGCTTCCCCAACGTCTTTGTGGCCAGCCGCCTGGAGAACGTGGTCTATGCCTCCTGGTCCCGGCTGCAGGCTGACCTGAACTGTATGCAGGACCTGCTCCAGAGCCCTGTGCCCTGGCGCTACCTCCTCAACACCTGTGGCACCGACTTCCCCATCAAGACCAACGCCGAGATCGTCCGCAATCTGAAGGCGCTGCAGGGGCAGAACAGCATCGAGTCCGAGAGGCCCTCGTCTGTCAAGCGGGAGCGCTGGCAGTACCACCACGAAGTGACACAGTTCATCTTCCGAACAGCTACACAGAAACAGCCGCCGCCGCACAGCTCCCCCATGTTCACAGGCAATGCGTACATCGTGGCCACGCGGGGCTTCGTGGAGCACCTCTTCCAGAGCCCCACGGTGCAGCAGTTCTTCGAGTGGTCCAAGGACACCTACAGCCCCGAGGAGCACGTCTGGGCCACGCTCAACCGCATGCCTGGCGTGCCGGGGGCTGTGCCGCACAACAACAAGTTCGAGCTCTCGGACATGAACGCCATGGCCCGCCTGGTCAAGTGGCAGTACCTGGAGGGCGACACCAGCAAGGGCGCACCCTACCCGCCCTGCACCGGTGTGCACCAGCGCGCCGTCTGCGTCTATGGCGCCGGGGACCTGCCCTGGATGCTCCAGCAGCACCATCTCTTGGCCAACAAGTTCGACCCCCTGGTGGACGAGGCCGCCATCCAGTGCCTCGAGGTGCACCTGCGCCACAGGGCCCTCTACGGCCGGGAGCTCTGA